From a region of the Phaseolus vulgaris cultivar G19833 chromosome 6, P. vulgaris v2.0, whole genome shotgun sequence genome:
- the LOC137832357 gene encoding acyl-CoA-binding domain-containing protein 4-like isoform X1, producing the protein MFGFSRRHMKLGSRLKVQLSDTPQGTRSPIRHHQKRNGDGVARTSGHSEEIDRQFLSATAEMHTCTSGSSENWMVLSIAGEKPTPRSYHAAAVVENKMVVVGGESGSGLLDDVQVLNFDRFLWTKASSKLYLSPSSLPLKIPACKGHCLVSWGKKTLLIGGKTDPASDKISVWVFDTETECWSLMEAKGDIPVARSGHTVVMANSVLILFGGEDAKRKKLNDLHMFDLKSLTWLPLHYTGAAPCPRFNHVAALYDGKILFIFGGASKSRTLNDLYSLDFETMAWSRIKIRGFHPSPRAGCCGVLCDTKWYITGGGSKKKRHGETLVYDVVKNEWSVAIASPPSSITTNKGFSLVLVQHRDKDFLVAFGGSKKEPSNQVEVLITEKNESRKRPSSTKGQRSVLLEKHSLSTGLASQLKKDSSHHLIDSVVRQNLASAIEHGSERKSLSETLLEQGSNSLPTKISLRRQFDHHEEYNTNVRIDKHSEDESSFPQAGDHRTSQNDPGNQMRSSGAKTNMEEQVSVSGNSNQQNLGFGNPFLESDDVSFPENSKSGSLSAASSIHHYYETKVASLMRKFGILEGQLSAALASREAAEKSLASAFKSRQEMGKKLADTLKEMELLSEKLVSAELAQEEANNLSNLVHADNVRLEHDVAFLKAVLDDTQKELHSTRGVLAAERTRAFQLQVEVFHLKQRLQSMENRAPTPRKPFHV; encoded by the exons ATGTTCGGCTTCTCTCGTAGGCATATGAAACTTGGCAG TAGATTGAAGGTCCAGCTTTCTGACACTCCCCAGGGAACTAGAAGCCCCATCAGGCATCACCAGAAGCGAAAT GGTGATGGAGTTGCAAGGACAAGTGGTCATTCTGAGGAAATTGACAGACAGTTTTTGTCAGCTACGGCTGAGATGCATACTTGTACATCAGGAAGCTCAGAGAACTGGATGGTGTTATCAATTGCAGGGGAAAAGCCCACTCCTAGATCTTAT CATGCTGCAGCTGTTGTTGAGAATAAGATGGTAGTGGTTGGTGGTGAATCAGGGAGTGGATTGTTGGACGATGTGCAG GTGCTAAATTTTGACAGATTTTTGTGGACCAAGGCATCCTCTAAGCTTTACTTATCACCTAGCAGTCTTCCACTAAAGATTCCTGCTTGCAAGGGGCATTGTTTG GTTTCTTGGGGGAAAAAAACACTTCTCATTGGAGGGAAAACGGACCCAGCAAGTGACAAAATTTCTG TATGGGTGTTTGATACAGAGACAGAGTGCTGGTCCCTCATGGAAGCAAAGGGAGACATACCG GTTGCTCGCAGTGGTCACACAGTTGTTATGGCTAACTCTGTTTTAATATTGTTTGGAGGAGAAGATGCCAAACGGAAGAAACTAAATGATCTACATATGTTTGATCTCAAGTCCTTGACATGGCTTCCACTTCACTACAC GGGAGCAGCACCTTGTCCAAGATTCAACCATGTGGCAGCTCTTTATGATGGTAAAATTCTATTTATATTTGGAGGAGCATCAAAATCCAGGACCTTGAATGACTTGTATTCACTTGACTTTGAAACA ATGGCATGGTCAAGAATAAAAATACGTGGTTTCCATCCATCACCAAGAGCTGGTTGCTGTGGTGTATTATGTGACACTAAATGGTATATTACAGGGGGTGGAAGCAAGAAAAAAC GACACGGGGAGACTTTGGTATATGATGTTGTAAAAAATGAATGGTCTGTGGCAATTGCGTCACCTCCATCATCTATTACGACCAACAAG GGTTTTAGCCTTGTACTCGTGCAACACAGGGATAAAGACTTCCTTGTTGCATTTGGAGGATCCAAAAAAGAGCCATCAAATCAG GTAGAAGTGTTGATTACAGAAAAAAATGAATCAAGAAAGCGACCAAGTTCTACCAAAGGTCAAAGATCTGTATTACTTGAAAAACATTCATTATCTACTGGATTGGCTTCTCAACTTAAAAAGGACTCTTCCCATCATTTGATTGACTCTGTTGTGCGACAAAATCTTGCATCTGCAATTGAACACGGTTCTGAAAGAAAATCTCTGTCTGAAACCCTTCTTGAACAAGGTTCCAATTCCCTCCCGACCAAGATCTCCCTTCGCAGGCAATTTGATCATCATGAAGAATACAATACAAATGTCAGGATCGACAAGCATTCAGAAGATGAAAGTTCTTTCCCTCAG GCGGGTGATCATAGAACAAGTCAAAATGACCCTGGAAATCAAATGAGATCAAGTGGAGCCAAGACCAACATGGAGGAACAGGTGTCAGTATCTGGAAATTCAAATCAACAAAACCTCGGTTTTGGAAACCCTTTTCTAGAAAGTGATGATGTGTCATTCCCAGAAAACAGTAAATCAGGATCACTGTCCGCTGCTTCAAGCATCCATCATTATTATGAAACTAAAGTGGCTTCCCTAATGAGAAAATTTGGCATTTTGGAGGGACAATTGTCAGCTGCATTAGCAAGCAGAGAAGCTGCTGAGAAAAGCTTAGCATCTGCCTTTAAAAGCCGGCAGGAGATGGGGAAAAAATTGGCTGACACACTGAAGGAGATGGAGTTGCTGAGTGAGAAACTGGTGAGTGCAGAGTTAGCTCAAGAAGAAGCTAACAACCTATCCAACTTGGTCCATGCTGACAATGTAAGGCTTGAGCATGATGTGGCCTTCCTCAAGGCTGTTTTAGATGACACTCAAAAG GAATTGCACTCAACCAGAGGGGTTCTTGCCGCAGAAAGAACCAGGGCATTCCAATTACAG GTTGAAGTTTTCCATCTCAAACAGAGACTTCAATCAATGGAAAACCGAGCCCCTACTCCTAGGAAACCTTTTCACGTATAA
- the LOC137832357 gene encoding acyl-CoA-binding domain-containing protein 4-like isoform X2, whose product MFGFSRRHMKLGRLKVQLSDTPQGTRSPIRHHQKRNGDGVARTSGHSEEIDRQFLSATAEMHTCTSGSSENWMVLSIAGEKPTPRSYHAAAVVENKMVVVGGESGSGLLDDVQVLNFDRFLWTKASSKLYLSPSSLPLKIPACKGHCLVSWGKKTLLIGGKTDPASDKISVWVFDTETECWSLMEAKGDIPVARSGHTVVMANSVLILFGGEDAKRKKLNDLHMFDLKSLTWLPLHYTGAAPCPRFNHVAALYDGKILFIFGGASKSRTLNDLYSLDFETMAWSRIKIRGFHPSPRAGCCGVLCDTKWYITGGGSKKKRHGETLVYDVVKNEWSVAIASPPSSITTNKGFSLVLVQHRDKDFLVAFGGSKKEPSNQVEVLITEKNESRKRPSSTKGQRSVLLEKHSLSTGLASQLKKDSSHHLIDSVVRQNLASAIEHGSERKSLSETLLEQGSNSLPTKISLRRQFDHHEEYNTNVRIDKHSEDESSFPQAGDHRTSQNDPGNQMRSSGAKTNMEEQVSVSGNSNQQNLGFGNPFLESDDVSFPENSKSGSLSAASSIHHYYETKVASLMRKFGILEGQLSAALASREAAEKSLASAFKSRQEMGKKLADTLKEMELLSEKLVSAELAQEEANNLSNLVHADNVRLEHDVAFLKAVLDDTQKELHSTRGVLAAERTRAFQLQVEVFHLKQRLQSMENRAPTPRKPFHV is encoded by the exons ATGTTCGGCTTCTCTCGTAGGCATATGAAACTTGGCAG ATTGAAGGTCCAGCTTTCTGACACTCCCCAGGGAACTAGAAGCCCCATCAGGCATCACCAGAAGCGAAAT GGTGATGGAGTTGCAAGGACAAGTGGTCATTCTGAGGAAATTGACAGACAGTTTTTGTCAGCTACGGCTGAGATGCATACTTGTACATCAGGAAGCTCAGAGAACTGGATGGTGTTATCAATTGCAGGGGAAAAGCCCACTCCTAGATCTTAT CATGCTGCAGCTGTTGTTGAGAATAAGATGGTAGTGGTTGGTGGTGAATCAGGGAGTGGATTGTTGGACGATGTGCAG GTGCTAAATTTTGACAGATTTTTGTGGACCAAGGCATCCTCTAAGCTTTACTTATCACCTAGCAGTCTTCCACTAAAGATTCCTGCTTGCAAGGGGCATTGTTTG GTTTCTTGGGGGAAAAAAACACTTCTCATTGGAGGGAAAACGGACCCAGCAAGTGACAAAATTTCTG TATGGGTGTTTGATACAGAGACAGAGTGCTGGTCCCTCATGGAAGCAAAGGGAGACATACCG GTTGCTCGCAGTGGTCACACAGTTGTTATGGCTAACTCTGTTTTAATATTGTTTGGAGGAGAAGATGCCAAACGGAAGAAACTAAATGATCTACATATGTTTGATCTCAAGTCCTTGACATGGCTTCCACTTCACTACAC GGGAGCAGCACCTTGTCCAAGATTCAACCATGTGGCAGCTCTTTATGATGGTAAAATTCTATTTATATTTGGAGGAGCATCAAAATCCAGGACCTTGAATGACTTGTATTCACTTGACTTTGAAACA ATGGCATGGTCAAGAATAAAAATACGTGGTTTCCATCCATCACCAAGAGCTGGTTGCTGTGGTGTATTATGTGACACTAAATGGTATATTACAGGGGGTGGAAGCAAGAAAAAAC GACACGGGGAGACTTTGGTATATGATGTTGTAAAAAATGAATGGTCTGTGGCAATTGCGTCACCTCCATCATCTATTACGACCAACAAG GGTTTTAGCCTTGTACTCGTGCAACACAGGGATAAAGACTTCCTTGTTGCATTTGGAGGATCCAAAAAAGAGCCATCAAATCAG GTAGAAGTGTTGATTACAGAAAAAAATGAATCAAGAAAGCGACCAAGTTCTACCAAAGGTCAAAGATCTGTATTACTTGAAAAACATTCATTATCTACTGGATTGGCTTCTCAACTTAAAAAGGACTCTTCCCATCATTTGATTGACTCTGTTGTGCGACAAAATCTTGCATCTGCAATTGAACACGGTTCTGAAAGAAAATCTCTGTCTGAAACCCTTCTTGAACAAGGTTCCAATTCCCTCCCGACCAAGATCTCCCTTCGCAGGCAATTTGATCATCATGAAGAATACAATACAAATGTCAGGATCGACAAGCATTCAGAAGATGAAAGTTCTTTCCCTCAG GCGGGTGATCATAGAACAAGTCAAAATGACCCTGGAAATCAAATGAGATCAAGTGGAGCCAAGACCAACATGGAGGAACAGGTGTCAGTATCTGGAAATTCAAATCAACAAAACCTCGGTTTTGGAAACCCTTTTCTAGAAAGTGATGATGTGTCATTCCCAGAAAACAGTAAATCAGGATCACTGTCCGCTGCTTCAAGCATCCATCATTATTATGAAACTAAAGTGGCTTCCCTAATGAGAAAATTTGGCATTTTGGAGGGACAATTGTCAGCTGCATTAGCAAGCAGAGAAGCTGCTGAGAAAAGCTTAGCATCTGCCTTTAAAAGCCGGCAGGAGATGGGGAAAAAATTGGCTGACACACTGAAGGAGATGGAGTTGCTGAGTGAGAAACTGGTGAGTGCAGAGTTAGCTCAAGAAGAAGCTAACAACCTATCCAACTTGGTCCATGCTGACAATGTAAGGCTTGAGCATGATGTGGCCTTCCTCAAGGCTGTTTTAGATGACACTCAAAAG GAATTGCACTCAACCAGAGGGGTTCTTGCCGCAGAAAGAACCAGGGCATTCCAATTACAG GTTGAAGTTTTCCATCTCAAACAGAGACTTCAATCAATGGAAAACCGAGCCCCTACTCCTAGGAAACCTTTTCACGTATAA
- the LOC137832357 gene encoding acyl-CoA-binding domain-containing protein 6-like isoform X3, giving the protein MHTCTSGSSENWMVLSIAGEKPTPRSYHAAAVVENKMVVVGGESGSGLLDDVQVLNFDRFLWTKASSKLYLSPSSLPLKIPACKGHCLVSWGKKTLLIGGKTDPASDKISVWVFDTETECWSLMEAKGDIPVARSGHTVVMANSVLILFGGEDAKRKKLNDLHMFDLKSLTWLPLHYTGAAPCPRFNHVAALYDGKILFIFGGASKSRTLNDLYSLDFETMAWSRIKIRGFHPSPRAGCCGVLCDTKWYITGGGSKKKRHGETLVYDVVKNEWSVAIASPPSSITTNKGFSLVLVQHRDKDFLVAFGGSKKEPSNQVEVLITEKNESRKRPSSTKGQRSVLLEKHSLSTGLASQLKKDSSHHLIDSVVRQNLASAIEHGSERKSLSETLLEQGSNSLPTKISLRRQFDHHEEYNTNVRIDKHSEDESSFPQAGDHRTSQNDPGNQMRSSGAKTNMEEQVSVSGNSNQQNLGFGNPFLESDDVSFPENSKSGSLSAASSIHHYYETKVASLMRKFGILEGQLSAALASREAAEKSLASAFKSRQEMGKKLADTLKEMELLSEKLVSAELAQEEANNLSNLVHADNVRLEHDVAFLKAVLDDTQKELHSTRGVLAAERTRAFQLQVEVFHLKQRLQSMENRAPTPRKPFHV; this is encoded by the exons ATGCATACTTGTACATCAGGAAGCTCAGAGAACTGGATGGTGTTATCAATTGCAGGGGAAAAGCCCACTCCTAGATCTTAT CATGCTGCAGCTGTTGTTGAGAATAAGATGGTAGTGGTTGGTGGTGAATCAGGGAGTGGATTGTTGGACGATGTGCAG GTGCTAAATTTTGACAGATTTTTGTGGACCAAGGCATCCTCTAAGCTTTACTTATCACCTAGCAGTCTTCCACTAAAGATTCCTGCTTGCAAGGGGCATTGTTTG GTTTCTTGGGGGAAAAAAACACTTCTCATTGGAGGGAAAACGGACCCAGCAAGTGACAAAATTTCTG TATGGGTGTTTGATACAGAGACAGAGTGCTGGTCCCTCATGGAAGCAAAGGGAGACATACCG GTTGCTCGCAGTGGTCACACAGTTGTTATGGCTAACTCTGTTTTAATATTGTTTGGAGGAGAAGATGCCAAACGGAAGAAACTAAATGATCTACATATGTTTGATCTCAAGTCCTTGACATGGCTTCCACTTCACTACAC GGGAGCAGCACCTTGTCCAAGATTCAACCATGTGGCAGCTCTTTATGATGGTAAAATTCTATTTATATTTGGAGGAGCATCAAAATCCAGGACCTTGAATGACTTGTATTCACTTGACTTTGAAACA ATGGCATGGTCAAGAATAAAAATACGTGGTTTCCATCCATCACCAAGAGCTGGTTGCTGTGGTGTATTATGTGACACTAAATGGTATATTACAGGGGGTGGAAGCAAGAAAAAAC GACACGGGGAGACTTTGGTATATGATGTTGTAAAAAATGAATGGTCTGTGGCAATTGCGTCACCTCCATCATCTATTACGACCAACAAG GGTTTTAGCCTTGTACTCGTGCAACACAGGGATAAAGACTTCCTTGTTGCATTTGGAGGATCCAAAAAAGAGCCATCAAATCAG GTAGAAGTGTTGATTACAGAAAAAAATGAATCAAGAAAGCGACCAAGTTCTACCAAAGGTCAAAGATCTGTATTACTTGAAAAACATTCATTATCTACTGGATTGGCTTCTCAACTTAAAAAGGACTCTTCCCATCATTTGATTGACTCTGTTGTGCGACAAAATCTTGCATCTGCAATTGAACACGGTTCTGAAAGAAAATCTCTGTCTGAAACCCTTCTTGAACAAGGTTCCAATTCCCTCCCGACCAAGATCTCCCTTCGCAGGCAATTTGATCATCATGAAGAATACAATACAAATGTCAGGATCGACAAGCATTCAGAAGATGAAAGTTCTTTCCCTCAG GCGGGTGATCATAGAACAAGTCAAAATGACCCTGGAAATCAAATGAGATCAAGTGGAGCCAAGACCAACATGGAGGAACAGGTGTCAGTATCTGGAAATTCAAATCAACAAAACCTCGGTTTTGGAAACCCTTTTCTAGAAAGTGATGATGTGTCATTCCCAGAAAACAGTAAATCAGGATCACTGTCCGCTGCTTCAAGCATCCATCATTATTATGAAACTAAAGTGGCTTCCCTAATGAGAAAATTTGGCATTTTGGAGGGACAATTGTCAGCTGCATTAGCAAGCAGAGAAGCTGCTGAGAAAAGCTTAGCATCTGCCTTTAAAAGCCGGCAGGAGATGGGGAAAAAATTGGCTGACACACTGAAGGAGATGGAGTTGCTGAGTGAGAAACTGGTGAGTGCAGAGTTAGCTCAAGAAGAAGCTAACAACCTATCCAACTTGGTCCATGCTGACAATGTAAGGCTTGAGCATGATGTGGCCTTCCTCAAGGCTGTTTTAGATGACACTCAAAAG GAATTGCACTCAACCAGAGGGGTTCTTGCCGCAGAAAGAACCAGGGCATTCCAATTACAG GTTGAAGTTTTCCATCTCAAACAGAGACTTCAATCAATGGAAAACCGAGCCCCTACTCCTAGGAAACCTTTTCACGTATAA
- the LOC137832357 gene encoding acyl-CoA-binding domain-containing protein 6-like isoform X4: MVVVGGESGSGLLDDVQVLNFDRFLWTKASSKLYLSPSSLPLKIPACKGHCLVSWGKKTLLIGGKTDPASDKISVWVFDTETECWSLMEAKGDIPVARSGHTVVMANSVLILFGGEDAKRKKLNDLHMFDLKSLTWLPLHYTGAAPCPRFNHVAALYDGKILFIFGGASKSRTLNDLYSLDFETMAWSRIKIRGFHPSPRAGCCGVLCDTKWYITGGGSKKKRHGETLVYDVVKNEWSVAIASPPSSITTNKGFSLVLVQHRDKDFLVAFGGSKKEPSNQVEVLITEKNESRKRPSSTKGQRSVLLEKHSLSTGLASQLKKDSSHHLIDSVVRQNLASAIEHGSERKSLSETLLEQGSNSLPTKISLRRQFDHHEEYNTNVRIDKHSEDESSFPQAGDHRTSQNDPGNQMRSSGAKTNMEEQVSVSGNSNQQNLGFGNPFLESDDVSFPENSKSGSLSAASSIHHYYETKVASLMRKFGILEGQLSAALASREAAEKSLASAFKSRQEMGKKLADTLKEMELLSEKLVSAELAQEEANNLSNLVHADNVRLEHDVAFLKAVLDDTQKELHSTRGVLAAERTRAFQLQVEVFHLKQRLQSMENRAPTPRKPFHV; this comes from the exons ATGGTAGTGGTTGGTGGTGAATCAGGGAGTGGATTGTTGGACGATGTGCAG GTGCTAAATTTTGACAGATTTTTGTGGACCAAGGCATCCTCTAAGCTTTACTTATCACCTAGCAGTCTTCCACTAAAGATTCCTGCTTGCAAGGGGCATTGTTTG GTTTCTTGGGGGAAAAAAACACTTCTCATTGGAGGGAAAACGGACCCAGCAAGTGACAAAATTTCTG TATGGGTGTTTGATACAGAGACAGAGTGCTGGTCCCTCATGGAAGCAAAGGGAGACATACCG GTTGCTCGCAGTGGTCACACAGTTGTTATGGCTAACTCTGTTTTAATATTGTTTGGAGGAGAAGATGCCAAACGGAAGAAACTAAATGATCTACATATGTTTGATCTCAAGTCCTTGACATGGCTTCCACTTCACTACAC GGGAGCAGCACCTTGTCCAAGATTCAACCATGTGGCAGCTCTTTATGATGGTAAAATTCTATTTATATTTGGAGGAGCATCAAAATCCAGGACCTTGAATGACTTGTATTCACTTGACTTTGAAACA ATGGCATGGTCAAGAATAAAAATACGTGGTTTCCATCCATCACCAAGAGCTGGTTGCTGTGGTGTATTATGTGACACTAAATGGTATATTACAGGGGGTGGAAGCAAGAAAAAAC GACACGGGGAGACTTTGGTATATGATGTTGTAAAAAATGAATGGTCTGTGGCAATTGCGTCACCTCCATCATCTATTACGACCAACAAG GGTTTTAGCCTTGTACTCGTGCAACACAGGGATAAAGACTTCCTTGTTGCATTTGGAGGATCCAAAAAAGAGCCATCAAATCAG GTAGAAGTGTTGATTACAGAAAAAAATGAATCAAGAAAGCGACCAAGTTCTACCAAAGGTCAAAGATCTGTATTACTTGAAAAACATTCATTATCTACTGGATTGGCTTCTCAACTTAAAAAGGACTCTTCCCATCATTTGATTGACTCTGTTGTGCGACAAAATCTTGCATCTGCAATTGAACACGGTTCTGAAAGAAAATCTCTGTCTGAAACCCTTCTTGAACAAGGTTCCAATTCCCTCCCGACCAAGATCTCCCTTCGCAGGCAATTTGATCATCATGAAGAATACAATACAAATGTCAGGATCGACAAGCATTCAGAAGATGAAAGTTCTTTCCCTCAG GCGGGTGATCATAGAACAAGTCAAAATGACCCTGGAAATCAAATGAGATCAAGTGGAGCCAAGACCAACATGGAGGAACAGGTGTCAGTATCTGGAAATTCAAATCAACAAAACCTCGGTTTTGGAAACCCTTTTCTAGAAAGTGATGATGTGTCATTCCCAGAAAACAGTAAATCAGGATCACTGTCCGCTGCTTCAAGCATCCATCATTATTATGAAACTAAAGTGGCTTCCCTAATGAGAAAATTTGGCATTTTGGAGGGACAATTGTCAGCTGCATTAGCAAGCAGAGAAGCTGCTGAGAAAAGCTTAGCATCTGCCTTTAAAAGCCGGCAGGAGATGGGGAAAAAATTGGCTGACACACTGAAGGAGATGGAGTTGCTGAGTGAGAAACTGGTGAGTGCAGAGTTAGCTCAAGAAGAAGCTAACAACCTATCCAACTTGGTCCATGCTGACAATGTAAGGCTTGAGCATGATGTGGCCTTCCTCAAGGCTGTTTTAGATGACACTCAAAAG GAATTGCACTCAACCAGAGGGGTTCTTGCCGCAGAAAGAACCAGGGCATTCCAATTACAG GTTGAAGTTTTCCATCTCAAACAGAGACTTCAATCAATGGAAAACCGAGCCCCTACTCCTAGGAAACCTTTTCACGTATAA